In Castanea sativa cultivar Marrone di Chiusa Pesio chromosome 6, ASM4071231v1, a single window of DNA contains:
- the LOC142639986 gene encoding uncharacterized protein LOC142639986: MFNEIDGNFDDVAIRTFKVGLLAEHDLRKSLTRKPVRSVRQLMDHIDEYKQVEKDQRWLRKLKQFLYQPNGQGGQAGSRARKDALIGPPLGIISVILAASGRTGSQPSNVMFVARLSTEGSSYDLKRSRVEGRPTLSFSDEDKVGTLQPYDDALVVTLG, encoded by the exons atgttcaacgagattgATGGGAACTTTGATGATGTGGCTATAAGGACTTTCAAAGTCGGCTTGCTCGCTGAGCATGatctgagaaagtctttgaccagGAAACCGGTTAGGAGTGTGCGCCAGCTCATGGACCATATTGATGAGTATAAACAGGTCGAGAAGGACCAACG TTGGTTAagaaagttaaagcaattccTATATCAACCCAATGGACAGGGTGGTCAGGCGGGATCGAGGGCTCGAAAAGATGCTCTTATAGGACCACCTTTAGGTATAATCAGCGTCATTCTTGCTGCTTCAGGAAGGACTGGTTCTCAGCCGTCCAATGTGATGTTTGTGGCTCGGCTGTCTACTGAGGGCTCGTCCTATGATCTAAAGAGGAGTAGAGTGGAAGGCCGTCCCACTTTGAGCTTCTCGGATGAGGATAAAGTAGGAACCTTGCAGCCatatgatgatgccttggtggtcACTCTCGGATAG